The Sulfurimonas hydrogeniphila genome includes a window with the following:
- a CDS encoding VTT domain-containing protein, whose product MENIEHWFHKHGILVIIFERFIYGTHIPSLLFVGMSGFSFWKFFIVDIIGVFLWSVVFTSLGYLFGESIIGIMIVLQKHLSVLFLVLFFVLIIFLQNKEEK is encoded by the coding sequence ATAGAAAACATTGAACACTGGTTTCACAAGCATGGCATTTTAGTTATAATATTTGAGCGATTTATATACGGAACACACATTCCTTCACTGCTTTTTGTCGGTATGTCAGGATTTTCTTTTTGGAAGTTTTTCATTGTGGATATTATCGGTGTTTTCTTATGGTCGGTTGTATTTACATCGCTGGGCTATCTGTTTGGCGAAAGCATCATCGGCATAATGATTGTTTTGCAAAAACATTTGTCTGTACTGTTTCTGGTACTGTTTTTTGTTTTGATTATCTTTTTGCAAAATAAAGAGGAAAAGTAA
- a CDS encoding aldolase, translated as MKYNIPADVPKNKEETYKKNLKSATNATNHLMLFAGDQKVEHLNNDFYGKDIPLEDNSPEHLFKIASRAKIGVFATQFGLISRYGRDYKNVPYLVKLNAKTNLVPYEKQDPYSKAWLSVGEVVSFAKESKLDIKGVGYTLYLGGAYEHEMLTQAASIVHEAHKNGLLAVLWIYPKGKFVKDEHDGHLIAGAAGVGAALGADFVKLKVPYDKKGKFDPKLLREATMAAGRTGVLCEGGAKIDEKEFLTQLYEQIHKGGSRGNGTGRNIHQRPLQEAVKMANAIYAITSQNATVKEALQLLQ; from the coding sequence ATGAAATATAATATTCCGGCAGATGTACCAAAGAACAAAGAAGAAACATACAAAAAAAATCTCAAAAGTGCGACAAACGCTACAAACCATTTGATGCTTTTTGCAGGAGACCAGAAAGTCGAGCATTTGAACAATGATTTTTACGGCAAAGATATTCCGCTTGAAGACAACTCTCCGGAGCATCTGTTCAAAATTGCTTCACGTGCAAAAATAGGTGTATTTGCAACACAGTTTGGGCTTATCAGCAGATATGGGCGTGATTATAAAAATGTTCCTTATCTTGTAAAGCTCAACGCTAAAACAAATCTTGTCCCTTATGAGAAACAAGACCCGTATTCAAAAGCATGGCTGAGTGTCGGTGAGGTTGTTTCCTTTGCCAAAGAGAGTAAACTTGATATAAAAGGTGTCGGGTACACGCTTTATCTCGGCGGTGCGTATGAGCATGAGATGCTGACCCAGGCGGCGAGTATTGTCCATGAAGCACATAAAAACGGACTTTTGGCGGTGCTGTGGATTTATCCAAAAGGCAAATTTGTGAAAGATGAACATGACGGGCATTTAATAGCCGGTGCCGCAGGTGTCGGAGCAGCCTTGGGTGCTGACTTTGTAAAACTCAAAGTGCCATATGATAAAAAAGGAAAATTTGATCCGAAACTGTTGCGAGAGGCTACAATGGCAGCTGGCAGAACAGGTGTTCTGTGTGAGGGCGGCGCCAAAATAGATGAAAAAGAGTTTTTGACACAACTGTACGAACAAATTCACAAAGGCGGTTCTCGAGGAAATGGTACTGGGCGTAACATTCATCAAAGGCCGTTACAGGAGGCTGTAAAAATGGCAAATGCCATTTATGCAATAACTTCGCAAAATGCTACTGTAAAAGAAGCATTACAACTACTCCAATAG
- a CDS encoding YfdX family protein → MKKRVILSTVLAAVLLSSSALYASYNDSVSKKEERAINNPTLVKGHAAAQAKVEESQSKEEFMRKMDAKYFQSDAKKEDMRRLKDVVNQEADQHRQTLQKAPKEIAQALRQTVEALKALQKRDTKTAKDALNKATKLFDTALKNNPKLTLVPVADAIEVHDFTGDAKLVKHIIKSAQDLLDDYDTQAARAILMPLEDEMVMTTQYLPMGMYPLATKEALKELNKGKAKEAFSMLVTALNGIVIKTTIVPLPLITAQSLVVEASKLNKKEKDKALKLLDLAQDELEKAVYLGYTKKHAPEYKMLQKEIKNIEKEIKGKNIVAKLYEKIKKDFASLLTKHEADTSTKKH, encoded by the coding sequence ATGAAAAAAAGAGTTATATTATCAACAGTATTGGCAGCCGTACTGCTTTCAAGCTCAGCACTCTATGCAAGCTACAATGACAGTGTTTCAAAAAAAGAAGAGAGAGCCATTAATAATCCGACTTTGGTAAAAGGTCACGCTGCTGCCCAGGCAAAGGTGGAAGAATCCCAATCCAAAGAAGAATTTATGCGTAAAATGGATGCTAAATATTTCCAATCAGATGCAAAAAAAGAGGATATGCGAAGGCTGAAAGATGTTGTCAATCAAGAAGCAGACCAACACAGACAGACCCTGCAAAAAGCACCAAAAGAGATTGCACAGGCACTCAGACAGACAGTTGAAGCCCTTAAAGCTTTGCAAAAAAGAGACACAAAAACAGCAAAAGATGCCCTCAACAAAGCCACTAAACTTTTTGACACGGCACTCAAAAACAATCCGAAGCTCACACTCGTACCGGTTGCAGATGCCATAGAGGTCCATGATTTTACAGGAGATGCCAAACTGGTCAAACACATCATAAAATCTGCGCAGGATCTGCTGGATGATTATGATACACAGGCGGCCAGAGCCATTCTCATGCCTTTAGAAGATGAAATGGTAATGACAACACAGTATCTGCCGATGGGTATGTATCCGCTTGCGACAAAAGAAGCACTCAAAGAGTTAAACAAAGGCAAAGCCAAAGAGGCTTTTTCAATGCTTGTCACTGCCTTAAACGGTATAGTCATTAAAACAACCATTGTTCCTTTGCCGCTTATTACGGCACAAAGCCTTGTAGTCGAAGCATCCAAACTCAATAAAAAAGAGAAAGACAAAGCACTCAAGCTGCTTGATTTGGCACAGGATGAACTTGAAAAAGCAGTCTATCTGGGTTATACAAAGAAACATGCGCCTGAGTATAAGATGCTGCAAAAAGAGATTAAAAATATTGAAAAAGAGATTAAAGGGAAAAATATTGTTGCAAAACTCTATGAAAAAATCAAAAAAGATTTTGCATCACTGCTTACAAAACATGAAGCGGACACAAGTACAAAAAAACACTAA
- the ppsA gene encoding phosphoenolpyruvate synthase: MSKNIKWFQEIGIEDVAEVGGKNASLGEMYQNLTAEGVRVPNGFAVTSSAYIHVLDANNAWEKLHALLDNLDVDNVDALQSAGKKCREIVYNAKLPDDLREDIVKAYEKLKEEYGESLSLAVRSSATAEDSPEASFAGQNDTYLNISSAEELLDAYKRCLASNFTDRSIHYKYDNGFNYLKVYLSVVVMKMVRSDIGASGVMFSLDTETGFKDVVFINAALGLGENVVQGSINPDAFYVHKPTFNKGFRTVLKRSLGSKEKKMIFTDTINLDNIAVEYTKNIPTTAQEQSRFCITDEEVMVLADYAIKVENHYSKKAGFTKPMDMEWAKDGLDGHLYMVQARPETVESQKKGNILETYHLKEKGRVLVTGQAIGTKIGQGKARYIAGVKDLNTFKAGEVLVADTTNPDWEPIMKIASAIITNKGGRTCHAAILSRELGIPAVVGCDNATEVLKDADEVTVSCAEGEEGHVYEGLLDYEIIRTDLSNLPKTKTKIMMNLGNPDIAFSLASLPVDGIGLARMEFIINEYIKAHPMALKHPQKVDEATRNKLEELTRAYDSMEDFFVKTLSEGVATIASSVYPKPCVVRMSDFKSNEYATLLGGEVFELKEDNPMIGFRGASRYAHPNYEEGFALECAAMKRVRDEMGFANVILMIPFCRRVDEGERVIDTMAKYGLKQGENGLEIYVMCEIPNNVIQIDAFSKIFDGFSIGSNDLTQLTLGVDRDSEIVAFDYDERDEGVKEMIRLAVEGCKRNDRHSGICGQAPSDYPEMAEYLVRLGIDSMSLNPDSVLKTIENVGKLEQKLGRT, translated from the coding sequence ATGTCAAAAAATATTAAATGGTTTCAGGAAATCGGGATAGAGGATGTTGCCGAGGTTGGCGGGAAAAATGCTTCCCTTGGAGAGATGTATCAGAATCTGACAGCGGAAGGTGTCCGTGTGCCCAATGGTTTTGCCGTTACATCGAGTGCTTACATACATGTACTGGATGCAAACAATGCCTGGGAAAAACTGCATGCACTCCTTGATAATCTTGATGTCGACAATGTTGATGCCCTGCAAAGTGCAGGAAAAAAATGCCGTGAGATAGTTTATAATGCAAAACTGCCGGATGATCTGCGTGAGGATATTGTAAAGGCGTATGAAAAACTCAAAGAAGAGTACGGGGAGAGTCTCTCTCTGGCTGTTCGCTCCTCTGCTACGGCTGAAGATTCTCCGGAAGCCTCATTTGCAGGACAAAATGACACGTATCTGAATATTTCAAGTGCAGAAGAACTGCTGGATGCCTACAAACGATGTCTGGCATCAAATTTCACAGATCGCTCTATACATTATAAATATGATAACGGTTTTAACTATCTCAAAGTCTACCTCTCTGTAGTTGTTATGAAAATGGTGCGCAGTGATATCGGGGCGAGCGGCGTCATGTTTTCACTTGATACCGAGACAGGTTTTAAAGATGTTGTTTTCATAAATGCAGCACTCGGACTTGGCGAGAATGTTGTGCAGGGAAGCATCAACCCTGATGCTTTTTATGTGCATAAACCGACATTCAACAAAGGGTTTCGTACTGTTCTCAAACGCTCTTTGGGTTCCAAAGAAAAAAAGATGATTTTTACAGATACGATAAATCTGGACAATATAGCAGTGGAATACACAAAAAACATACCGACGACAGCACAAGAGCAGAGCCGTTTCTGTATAACAGATGAAGAGGTAATGGTCCTTGCAGATTATGCCATCAAGGTGGAAAACCACTACTCAAAAAAAGCCGGTTTTACGAAACCAATGGATATGGAGTGGGCAAAAGACGGACTCGACGGGCATCTGTATATGGTGCAGGCACGCCCTGAAACGGTTGAATCTCAGAAAAAAGGCAATATTCTTGAAACCTATCATTTAAAAGAAAAGGGCAGGGTTCTTGTCACCGGTCAGGCTATCGGTACAAAAATAGGACAGGGAAAAGCCCGATACATAGCAGGCGTCAAAGATCTCAATACCTTTAAAGCCGGTGAGGTACTGGTCGCAGATACCACAAACCCTGACTGGGAACCTATCATGAAAATAGCCTCTGCCATCATTACAAACAAAGGCGGAAGAACCTGTCATGCGGCAATTCTTTCACGGGAACTTGGCATACCTGCGGTTGTAGGATGCGATAATGCCACAGAGGTGCTCAAAGATGCTGATGAAGTGACTGTAAGTTGTGCCGAGGGAGAAGAGGGCCATGTGTATGAAGGTCTTTTGGATTATGAAATCATAAGAACAGACCTTTCAAATCTGCCAAAAACAAAAACAAAGATTATGATGAACCTTGGAAATCCTGATATTGCTTTTTCCCTCGCCTCTTTGCCTGTTGACGGGATAGGTCTTGCAAGAATGGAGTTTATCATTAACGAGTACATAAAAGCGCATCCGATGGCTTTGAAACATCCCCAAAAAGTGGATGAGGCAACACGAAACAAATTGGAAGAACTGACACGTGCTTATGATTCGATGGAAGATTTCTTTGTCAAAACACTCTCAGAGGGTGTGGCAACCATCGCTTCTTCTGTATACCCGAAACCCTGTGTGGTTCGTATGAGTGATTTTAAATCAAACGAATACGCAACACTGCTCGGCGGTGAGGTTTTTGAGCTTAAAGAAGATAATCCGATGATAGGTTTTCGAGGCGCTTCACGATATGCCCATCCAAACTATGAGGAAGGGTTTGCTCTGGAGTGTGCGGCTATGAAGCGTGTACGTGATGAGATGGGATTTGCAAATGTTATTTTAATGATTCCTTTTTGCCGCAGAGTGGATGAAGGAGAGCGTGTTATAGACACTATGGCAAAATATGGACTCAAACAGGGTGAAAACGGACTTGAAATTTATGTCATGTGCGAAATTCCCAACAATGTTATTCAAATAGATGCTTTTAGCAAAATATTTGACGGTTTCAGTATCGGAAGCAATGATCTGACACAGCTTACACTTGGAGTTGACCGTGACAGCGAAATCGTTGCCTTTGATTATGATGAGAGAGACGAAGGGGTCAAAGAGATGATACGGCTGGCAGTGGAAGGTTGTAAACGAAATGACCGTCACAGCGGCATCTGTGGCCAGGCACCGTCAGATTACCCTGAAATGGCGGAGTATCTTGTGCGTCTGGGTATTGATTCTATGAGTCTGAATCCTGACAGTGTCTTAAAAACCATAGAAAATGTAGGCAAACTTGAACAAAAACTTGGGAGAACATGA
- a CDS encoding FAD-dependent oxidoreductase gives MFMLDFYLTHDKGLQRTKDYTIEVFTPGEIFFEDVGDTPRNALGKIMQERGIKLSNKKVLTEIAKDYVAFEDGSKMACDLAIIIPPYRAPKVLIESGLDDEKGFIPTDKQMCHLDYANIFAAGDATALAQPKLGHIAIIQGAIAAAAVMKELGEDIEIPSYDLEIFCIMSMGGHDATLIASNVLYGGNRDIAFHSPLAKMMKWGFDNYLYYNKGHMPPDFVLDATDRLVKFL, from the coding sequence ATGTTTATGCTTGACTTTTACCTCACACATGACAAAGGTTTGCAACGTACCAAAGATTATACGATTGAGGTTTTTACTCCTGGTGAGATATTCTTTGAAGATGTCGGAGATACGCCAAGAAATGCTCTTGGAAAAATTATGCAAGAAAGAGGCATAAAGCTTTCCAATAAAAAAGTCTTAACAGAAATAGCGAAAGATTATGTAGCATTTGAAGATGGCTCAAAAATGGCATGTGATTTAGCGATTATCATTCCTCCCTACAGGGCTCCAAAAGTATTAATTGAATCAGGTCTGGATGATGAAAAAGGTTTTATTCCTACAGATAAACAGATGTGCCATTTAGATTATGCGAACATTTTTGCAGCAGGTGACGCTACGGCGCTTGCACAGCCAAAACTTGGACATATCGCTATTATTCAGGGGGCTATTGCTGCGGCTGCTGTGATGAAAGAATTGGGAGAAGATATAGAAATACCTTCTTATGATTTGGAAATTTTTTGTATTATGAGCATGGGCGGACATGATGCCACGCTTATTGCTTCAAATGTACTTTACGGCGGCAACAGAGATATTGCTTTTCATTCACCGCTTGCAAAAATGATGAAATGGGGATTTGACAATTATCTCTACTATAACAAAGGGCATATGCCGCCGGATTTTGTTCTTGATGCAACAGACAGACTTGTGAAATTTTTATAA
- a CDS encoding NAD(P)-dependent oxidoreductase has product MKIAFFETKPEEKAFFQEHLKEQELFFFEETVNEALKKTQAYDAVSVFVHSRITDEILEKLPALKYLQTRSTGYDHIKCDTLYRRGLLVSNVAGYGGPAVAEFAFSLLLNATRHTHMALQRTKQNNFDYSDLQGMEISGKTLGILGLGTIGSQMAQIGKGFGMKVVACSRTKKPIVDTLGIDFCDLDSVIVQSDILMLALPLTPATKNILNEKNAAGLKKDAIIVNTARGELIEDVLYGRMKNILCLDVISDIKYIHRNNILYTPHMAYYTKEALQRIMQISLENMKAFLADRQLPNCLKLACNREYS; this is encoded by the coding sequence ATGAAAATTGCATTTTTTGAGACAAAACCGGAAGAAAAAGCTTTTTTTCAAGAACATCTCAAAGAGCAGGAACTCTTCTTTTTTGAAGAGACTGTCAATGAGGCACTCAAAAAGACGCAGGCGTATGATGCTGTTTCTGTTTTTGTACACTCTCGCATTACAGATGAAATTTTAGAAAAACTTCCGGCACTGAAGTACCTGCAGACAAGATCAACAGGCTATGATCATATAAAATGCGATACACTCTACCGGCGCGGACTGCTTGTCTCGAATGTTGCAGGCTATGGCGGTCCTGCTGTTGCAGAGTTTGCATTTTCACTGCTTTTAAATGCCACAAGACATACACATATGGCTCTGCAGCGCACAAAACAAAACAATTTTGACTACAGTGATCTTCAGGGTATGGAAATCTCGGGAAAAACACTGGGAATACTCGGTCTTGGAACCATAGGCTCGCAAATGGCACAAATTGGCAAAGGCTTTGGAATGAAAGTAGTCGCCTGTTCAAGGACAAAAAAACCGATTGTCGATACGTTAGGGATTGATTTTTGTGATTTGGACTCTGTGATAGTACAAAGTGATATTTTGATGCTGGCACTTCCTTTGACACCGGCTACAAAAAATATTTTGAATGAAAAAAATGCAGCAGGACTAAAAAAAGATGCCATTATTGTCAATACGGCACGCGGAGAGCTGATTGAAGATGTGCTGTACGGAAGAATGAAAAATATTCTCTGTCTCGATGTTATAAGCGACATAAAGTACATTCATCGAAATAACATTCTCTACACGCCGCATATGGCATACTATACAAAAGAGGCTCTGCAAAGAATTATGCAGATCTCTTTAGAAAACATGAAGGCGTTTCTTGCAGACAGACAGTTGCCAAACTGTCTGAAACTGGCATGTAATCGTGAGTACAGTTAG
- a CDS encoding DUF4282 domain-containing protein: protein MWNILSFNTFIAQDIFIFFYYIFALFVPVLVWKMRFFLIKRFSFLKERALGKQNKLVLILFFGVIFLCMELCLRILFEGMIGYFDMHDYLYKISQKV from the coding sequence ATGTGGAATATCTTAAGTTTTAATACATTCATTGCACAGGATATATTTATTTTCTTTTATTATATCTTTGCTTTGTTTGTGCCGGTGTTGGTATGGAAGATGCGTTTTTTTCTTATAAAAAGATTTTCTTTTTTGAAAGAGAGGGCTTTAGGCAAACAAAACAAACTTGTGCTTATTCTTTTTTTTGGTGTGATTTTTTTATGTATGGAGTTGTGCCTGCGAATACTGTTCGAAGGAATGATCGGCTATTTTGACATGCATGATTATCTTTATAAAATTTCTCAAAAAGTATGA
- a CDS encoding EI24 domain-containing protein produces the protein MQNIIEAILFGFSEILNYKIMKRALAIGAAVTIVWSIIGYFMWGGLISVAAGFIDLVPFSMLRSNGAWIFSSFLWFSLVLVTFALILAFFGNMILERVSKEKYSSFSLLVVFLSAVFWAVIWFFKGAYLHEQFLRLFNWLPFETVQESLAYLLGIYFIYSGIIVSMLLITSFFSEALLEDINEEHFPYEPLLQEDEVKASENRLLDIAIYTVVSIVAFPLLFIPVLNFVLQLGLWIWLIKDTFVNDSALLVIPKEKRAKLSGYKSGFFVISAVTALFNFLPIFNIFGPFFGETAMFYYLKEIQKEL, from the coding sequence ATGCAAAACATTATAGAAGCAATACTTTTTGGTTTTAGTGAAATACTCAATTACAAAATAATGAAACGTGCCTTGGCAATAGGGGCAGCCGTTACCATTGTCTGGTCGATCATCGGCTATTTTATGTGGGGCGGACTTATCTCTGTCGCCGCAGGTTTTATTGATTTGGTACCGTTTTCTATGCTTCGTTCAAACGGAGCCTGGATCTTCTCTTCCTTTTTATGGTTTTCCCTGGTATTGGTAACATTTGCTCTGATTTTGGCATTTTTTGGCAATATGATTTTAGAGAGGGTTTCTAAAGAAAAGTACAGCTCCTTTTCACTGCTTGTTGTATTTTTAAGTGCTGTGTTTTGGGCTGTAATATGGTTTTTTAAAGGTGCATATTTGCATGAGCAGTTTTTAAGACTTTTTAACTGGTTGCCGTTTGAGACAGTACAGGAAAGTCTGGCATATTTGCTGGGGATCTATTTTATCTACAGCGGTATCATTGTCAGTATGTTGCTGATAACAAGCTTTTTCAGTGAGGCATTGCTGGAAGATATCAATGAAGAGCATTTTCCTTATGAACCGCTTTTGCAAGAAGATGAGGTCAAAGCAAGCGAAAACAGACTGCTGGATATAGCGATATATACGGTGGTTTCGATTGTCGCTTTTCCTTTGCTGTTTATTCCGGTGCTTAATTTTGTTTTGCAACTCGGCTTATGGATTTGGCTTATTAAAGATACTTTTGTCAACGACAGTGCTCTCTTGGTGATACCAAAGGAAAAAAGAGCAAAGCTTTCCGGATACAAATCGGGCTTTTTTGTTATCAGCGCCGTCACAGCACTTTTTAACTTTTTGCCGATTTTTAATATTTTTGGACCGTTTTTTGGAGAAACTGCAATGTTTTATTATTTGAAAGAAATTCAAAAGGAACTGTAG